A segment of the Suncus etruscus isolate mSunEtr1 chromosome 7, mSunEtr1.pri.cur, whole genome shotgun sequence genome:
CATGGGGAATGGAAAATTTATTTCCATCATAGACTAGATTCCTCCTCATGGGAGCCCACCAGGTCTCTACACTCAGGTGTACTGTTCTGGCCTGAAGAGCAAAAGTCTCCAGAGCAGGGCCTTAGGGCCAGTGATGAGTCATGGCAAAAGGTTCTACTACAAATGTAACATGAGACAAGTTGTGACATAATAAGTCCCTGATATATGTGAGCATCCAATACAAAGGTAAAATGATCTTCTTATTCATATCTGGTATGTAAAAATTCTCTTAACACAggacagcaagatcaaaaggctattttttcttcttaactgAATGAATGTTGGTTTCTTGCAGTAATTAATTTCAGATGCATAGACACACAGAGACATCTCTCAAggtgattatttatttttgttcattaccAAATGCCTAAATTCCATTTATCACCCATCAATGGACCCCTTTTACCCAAAGAGACTAGCAGAATCTAGTACTAGCAGGACTGCATGCACAAAAGCAATGTTGTATTCAAGGCCCAAGCTCAAAATATGTAGAACAAGAGTACAACAAACGTGGCACCAGAATTCTGTCCAAAACAAATGCACTTCCTAAAGACACTAACTATGTATGGAGGTGAGAGGGAGAAGCAAGCACTGGTCCACTCTGACTGTCCACCAGCACCGTTTTTTCTAGGCTCACCAGCAAGGGCTGAGGGAAGTTATTgctcattatttttgtttaaggCAACTGAACTAGTACTGATTACAAGTGtaaaagactttaaaatttatgtttgaaacattttttatctcaacTGTGGTAGAGAAAATGTCAACAGGAACataataaactttttcttcttcctctctaatAATAAGAAACTAGCCCACAAATGGAACAAAGTCCGAGGACAAAAAAAGTAAttgtgggttgtttgtttttaaaaaatctatagaaCTGTTTTTTAAGATTTGTAGAAAGTCAGAGCATCATAGAATATTCTAGGACCCAATCAGATTGAAATGGAACAAAAGCCATCTCAAAGCACTAGCAAGAAGCCAGCAGGAATTCATAGGGCAGAGCACAGGGCAGCTGCCTAGAGCCAGAGGTACAGTCTCGAGAGTCAGATGCCATGACAACCAGGTTGCAGAGGCAACCAGGTTCTAAAAAAGATGGGAGGGAgttaatagagaaaaaataggtTCACATGGGGACTATCCTCCTCCTCACAGGTAAAAACATTTCCAGGGGGTAGGGGTTTCCCAAGTCATGCCCAGGGAGTCTGCGGGAACACACACCTGGTTAGAAATTGGGGGCTATAATTTAAGGGGAAGGGCCTGAGAACAGGGAGCTATTTCAATCCCTGTAATGCCAGAACCATCAAGACCACCCTGGTAGCATTAGGGGCCTCCAGGGCTGTGCCTGGCAACTGGTGCTAAATTAAGTCTCATGATCTCCCAAATTCAgactcccccttttcttttaaattctaacTTGGGAAGACAAATTCATCACTGTTAGCCAGGTATCTCCCCCCTCTAGCCAGTTTTCCTTTGGAAAGATGGACACCTGtctgtttgcttggttttgttttttttttccccccctctgGAACACAGTTTCCAGAATGATAGAATTTATTCATGGAGTGGGAATCTCCTGCCTCAGTTACCCAGAAGTTGATTCTTGTCCAAACTTTGTGAGCAAGCCCCCTCAGGAAGAGCCTATAAGCTGGGGTTGGGCAAAGCAACAGCGGAGAACCAGGTGGGACTGGGGAACAGAAGCAGGGTACTCCCATCTCAAGGTTGAGTCCTTTAATAAAAAGCCACAGCTAGCTTCTTCACATCACAGGACATCAGTGGGCCCAAGGTACTTGGCTCAAGGCGAGGTCTTAATTCACCGTGTCTTAATATACGGACTTGGCACTTCTCACTTGGCCTgaatgtaaatatattaaatgaattttattattaaaaacaagagCCAGTTTTTTTAAAAGCAACTGGCAAGGAATAAAATAGTAGGTTCACCTACATCATCACTATGACTCAGTGAAGGCATGTTAACCCAAAAACATCCTGCTTTAAGGTCACACAGTGAATTCAGTCCAGTGTCATCAGGAGATTGTTCGATATTCATGATGCTGGAAAAAGAGTGTGAGCAAAGTCCCTGGCCTCTTCCTGCATCACAACACGAGCATTTACTCCAGAGGTTCTCTGATGGGAAGGGTTGCCTCgagggaagccctgagcacacagtGGTTAGGAGGGCCCCAAACGGTGCCCCCAATAAAAGTTGGTTTAAGTCAGAATACCAGAAATAACCAGTCTTGTTCAACCTGGTCTTTATCTTGTCTGGCATTgaaaccacattttctttttctttttctttttctttttttttttttttttgatttttggcccacacctggctgtgtttaggggttacttcttgactctatgctcaggaattactcctggcgggcacaggggaccatatgggatgccagggatcaaacctgatttaaCTGCATGTAACCTACtcgtgtgctattgctccggccccaaaccactttttctttctatttttgtttgtttgtttctgaggcatacctcagggatcgctcctggtggggcttgggggaccctgtgggatactggggattgaaatcaAGTCAGACTCAAGGCCAGCCACACACCTGCTGAACTCCAGCCTGCAAATCACTTTTTCCCCCACTTACGAGCTTGGGTCATTTTCGCATAGATGGGCGTCACAATGTCTTCCAGTTGCTGCTTCTGCTCATAAATCTCCTTGACAGATGCCTGCTGGTGTGTCTCCAGCCACTCGCTTTTTCAGCCGACATTGCACCCAGGATTGTGTTCTGTGGACAGACGCAGTGTGTGTGGATGCTCCCACCGCACTGCCACTTCCCAAAAGGCTGCAGTGGGATGGGAGAGTACGTCCTCTGCATGTCCAGTGTGGCCATTTCCTGTTTGTTATTGATTGAGGCgcatccaatagtgctcagggaatactcctggcactgtgctcatgagtgacccctactggtgctcaggagacatgcACAAtcctggggtgggtggggagaacTGCACGCTAGGCATGTAAGTGACTTCATCCtgacccagtagttctcaggacCCCCCACAAACTGAGTCTGTATTCTCTCTGGGGCCTGGACACAAGGAACCCTGGCAGTGCTAACGACTTACTCCAGACTGCATTCAGGAGCCACTCCTAGTggaacttggggggaccataggatgtcagggattgaacccagggtggccacttgcagggcaaacacttgTACTCTCTCTTCAACCTATATTggaaccttttttattttgttttgttttgttttggctacacccgatctacactcaggaattcctcctggcagtgcttaggagagcAATGACCCTCTACAGCACCTTGTCCTCCTTGAAGAGCTTTGGCTGCCCCTTCTCTGTGTCGGTCACCCCAGTGAAGACCTTGGTGATGTACTTCTTCAGAGTCAGTCTGGCATCTGAaagagcagagagggaaaagggATCTTCATGTAAGAAGAGCCAGCAGTTTGTAACATGCTGTTATCATAGACCCAGAGTGTTACACAGATGGGAAGGAAGAGAACTGCTTCCAAGATAGCAGCTGTTTTCCctgaaatttaataatattcatCTAGTACAGCAGTTGAGGTGCTTGCTGGGGCTAAGAGCtctgaagaagaaataaactaaaaacatgacatgcagggccaaagagatagcaataatgtgaagggcacttgccttgctcagtgctgacctaggtttgatccctgcctgaCACCACATACTGTCCCCCCAagacctgccaggtgtgatccctaaactcaaattcaggaatgaaccctgagctccaccaggtgtggctcaaatcctCCTCCTCAGAACAAAACTGTGAAGCCAGACCTCAAAGAGACAGAACACAGGGAAGATCAGCCACTGCCTCTGTGCATGGCCACCTCCCACACTGTCCTCAGCACCACTCCATGCACACTTGTGAAGCTCCTGCTCCCAGTTAGTGTCTTGATCTCACCCATTCTCATCACATGTCACTTTGATTCTCTTGCCTTTTGCTTCCAACTCCAGACTGTAAGCTCCTGAGGCAGGACAGCCCTGCAATCCTATCTCAGCtattaccacacacacacactgtgccaAATTCCCTACCCCACCCTGCAGCTGGAGAGTCCTACAGCATCATGGTAGGGACAGAGGTCAGCTGGGGCAGGGGACTGAGGGAGACATCCAACATCTGGCTAACTGTCGGAAGGGAAGGGTATCCCTAAGTGGATAAATAAGCAGATACTGGTTTGTGTGCAGGTAATCACCTCCAACTTTCCAGAGGCTGAATGGGAAAGTCCATGTACTTTCCATGATCACAGTTCAAACAGATGAGGTAGCAACATATTTTGAGAGGTACACCTTGCAGAAGCCAAAGCAGCACAAACCATTCTGCAGAGAAAAGCAGTGTCTGGAAGCCACCAAATGCTGGAGACAGCCATTTATAACCTCACTGAAGCCAGGGAGTCATAGTAGCTAGTGATGTGACAATGGCTGTCAGGCAACAGGCACATTCCCTTAATGATAAAGGGGCCCTTAAACATTCTAATAGAGAGCATCTAACACTTGGGACAATTCTACTCTGTCTGAGAATTTTTGATCATAGACATTTTTTTCCAATTGGAAAAAAAGATGCCACCCCTTCGTGGACTCACTCTCCTTTTCCCTCTGCTCATCTGCTTCTTCATGGAGAGCTTCTGCATTTGTGACAGAACCACCTGGACCAAGGTTGGGTGGGAGATTTTTCCAGAAGAAATGCCTTATCTGAAAGTTCACCTTTCATCATCTCACTGTCTCCCCTACCCTCTGGACAAACTATGCTGCAATTTGGGCAACTTAGATACCCTTTACAGTTGTATGTATCTCATTTATATATCTCTGGAAGCTCTGGTCCTAATCCTAACTGTCCTGTCAGTGCATTACCTGTGGACGAAATggaagaaacacaaaaaacaggTGACTCCATGATGTGAGCAGTCAAGTCTAGTATGTCCCCTTGTTTGTCTGCCCTTTTCCTGGCAAGCAGCATTCTGCACATACTAGGCTCTCAGCAAGCATTGGCCCAATTAGATGGCCCTCAAAGTACCCTCCTCTGCTCCCTCAAAGTTTATTAGAAACACACCAAGAAAGCAGTGATCCAGTGTGTGAGTCATGTATGTCAAATACAATGtgtgtcattttaaaataaagaaattttgtcCAGGCCAGAGGTAAGTTACTGGTCCTTCTGCAGCTTCCTTGGCCATAAAATTGAAGCTCTTGAAACAAGAGCTAGGTCCTCTCCTAGACCCACATAGAAACTGCCAGGTGCTTTCTGAATGAACCAGCCATGTACTTCTACTATCTGGGCAATGTTCAAGGGTCTTCAGTCAACCACCCCCTTTGCCACTTTGTCCCACAGGTGGAGTCAATCTTAAACCCTCATTCACAAAACATCAGTGACCCTCACAATAGGTACCTGGTTTATAAAACAGCAACTATGATTTTATTGCATTGTCTCTTGACACTGCCTAGCACAGCAGCTTTCCCTAAACCATAAAAAGTTatctgctgggcccggagagatagcacagtggcgtttgccttgcaagcagcccatccaggaccaaaggtggttggttcgaatcccggtgtcccatatggtcccccgtgcctgccaggagctatttctgagcagacagccaggagtaacccctgagcaccgccgggtgtggcccaaaaaccaaaaaaaaaagttatctgctGTTTCTGATGAGGATACTGAGGACTATAATCTTATCAAGGGGTTGGCACAGAGAAGTATTTCTTTTGCACTTGGATTTCTTCTAAGTAATCTTTCTTTGGCATCAGTAAGTCATCTTATATCTGATGCTTATGTGTGGTACATAATGATAAAGTACAGGATTACTATATACTCTTTCTGACATACTCATATTTACTATTAAATATAGCCTTTTAAAGTACTCTTATGAATAAGTAGTATTATAGGAGGATTGTATAAAAGGGTATTTCTTaggtgtttgggtttttgtttgggggtcatacccagcagtgcttaggagttactccttggctctgtgcttagggtggAGGCAgccaagggaccatataggatgctggggatcaaactcaggtaagatgcatgcaaggcagatgcatcTCTGCTGTGCATCACTCTAGCTTCCATTGGGCATTTGTAAATGTTCTGTTCATATTCCTCTTTCTTCTGCAGTGTGTGGGTCCTGCATTCACAGGCATGCATAACTAGCTGACAAGAATGCTCAGAAACATGTCACTGTTCATTGTTTCATCCTATGATTGTTATATGAACCTAGATGGCTGTGCTTACTCCATGCCCCAAGTATAAATAGGGAACTATCTCTTATGTC
Coding sequences within it:
- the TEX50 gene encoding testis-expressed protein 50, which produces MPPLRGLTLLFPLLICFFMESFCICDRTTWTKVGWEIFPEEMPYLKVHLSSSHCLPYPLDKLCCNLGNLDTLYSCMYLIYISLEALVLILTVLSVHYLWTKWKKHKKQLETRDVLASSNKDPENQTINDVDQILCKLVATTSLMTKYLNHVFKDRPDKKGKYHKVRVKKIKDKREKEPKEPEEPGVSMCKCSANQYEDYARNVLTELM